The following are from one region of the Bacillota bacterium genome:
- a CDS encoding class I SAM-dependent methyltransferase — protein sequence MDITRHNREAWNRKVALGNTWTIPVDKPTIEQAKRGNWSVFLTPTKPVPRDWFGDLKNKRVLCLASGGGQQGPILAAAGARVTVFDNSPAQLEQDRLVAERDKLRLATELGDMRDLTRFPNASFDLIFHPVSNCFIDDIEPVWFECSRVLAPGGSLLAGFCNPLLYIFDPYLWEEQQLAVRFKIPYSDLEQLSAEELQNKILDQEPLEFGHSLEEQIGGQIRAGFLINGFYEDSFGGDLLDRHIDTFIATRAVKPRKMHGALIID from the coding sequence ATGGACATCACTCGCCATAATCGTGAAGCCTGGAATCGCAAAGTTGCACTGGGAAATACCTGGACCATTCCTGTGGATAAACCGACAATTGAGCAGGCCAAGCGGGGCAATTGGAGTGTGTTTTTAACTCCGACAAAACCTGTGCCGCGAGATTGGTTTGGTGATCTTAAGAATAAGCGGGTTTTGTGTTTAGCATCAGGAGGAGGGCAGCAGGGCCCAATTTTGGCAGCGGCGGGGGCCCGGGTAACTGTTTTTGATAACAGCCCGGCTCAGTTAGAGCAGGACCGCTTGGTTGCCGAGCGGGATAAGCTTCGGCTCGCAACTGAGTTGGGTGATATGCGGGACTTAACGCGTTTTCCCAACGCAAGTTTTGATTTAATATTCCATCCGGTATCGAACTGCTTTATCGATGATATTGAACCAGTTTGGTTCGAATGCAGCCGCGTATTAGCTCCAGGTGGTAGTTTGCTGGCAGGATTCTGCAACCCTCTGCTCTACATATTTGACCCTTATCTGTGGGAAGAACAGCAGCTTGCGGTCAGATTTAAGATACCTTATTCAGATTTGGAACAGCTTTCTGCCGAAGAACTTCAGAATAAAATTCTCGATCAAGAACCGCTGGAGTTTGGCCACTCTTTAGAAGAGCAGATTGGCGGCCAGATCCGAGCTGGATTTTTAATAAATGGGTTTTATGAGGATTCCTTTGGCGGCGATTTACTTGATCGGCATATTGATACTTTCATTGCTACCCGTGCAGTGAAACCGCGGAAGATGCACGGAGCGCTCATAATTGACTGA
- a CDS encoding rubrerythrin family protein has protein sequence MAEAGRGLSEQTLAVITALQQNEVTERQIYLNLSQRVKKESDRATLKRIAGEEAKHAETWRRYTNKKLRPQWIKVWFYTLVSIILGYTFTIKIMEKGEKVAQRNYGQLIMEVPEAAQILREEEEHEEALIAMLDEDRLQYVGSMVLGLNDALVELTGTLAGLSFALQNNRLVALSGLITGISATLSMASSEYLSARSEGSTDAYKSALYTGVMYIFAVVCLVLPYLLYPADQYLAALLTMLAIVVVIILAFTYYISVAKDLPFKKRFTEMATISLSVAVLSFLVGFLVKHFLGIDI, from the coding sequence ATGGCTGAAGCGGGAAGAGGACTGTCTGAGCAGACACTGGCAGTTATTACGGCTCTGCAGCAGAATGAAGTTACTGAGCGGCAGATTTACTTAAACCTCTCTCAGCGGGTTAAGAAGGAATCGGATCGAGCCACACTGAAGCGCATAGCCGGCGAAGAAGCTAAGCATGCTGAGACCTGGCGGCGCTACACCAACAAGAAGCTGAGGCCCCAATGGATTAAAGTATGGTTTTATACTCTTGTAAGCATTATTCTCGGCTACACGTTTACGATCAAGATTATGGAAAAAGGGGAAAAGGTAGCTCAGCGCAATTACGGCCAGCTGATTATGGAGGTTCCGGAAGCAGCGCAGATTTTAAGGGAAGAAGAGGAGCATGAGGAAGCCCTAATTGCAATGCTCGATGAAGACCGGCTGCAGTATGTAGGGTCGATGGTGCTCGGTCTTAATGATGCTTTAGTTGAGCTAACTGGTACACTGGCAGGTTTAAGTTTTGCGCTGCAGAATAATAGATTAGTTGCTCTCTCCGGATTGATTACTGGTATTTCTGCAACCCTTTCCATGGCATCGTCTGAGTACTTGTCAGCTCGGTCCGAAGGCAGTACCGATGCATACAAGTCTGCTCTCTATACAGGAGTAATGTATATCTTTGCTGTGGTCTGCTTAGTTCTGCCGTACCTGCTGTATCCAGCAGATCAGTACTTGGCTGCTCTGCTTACGATGTTAGCGATTGTAGTAGTGATTATTCTCGCATTCACCTACTATATCTCCGTTGCCAAAGACCTGCCCTTTAAGAAGCGCTTCACCGAGATGGCGACTATCAGCTTATCAGTGGCAGTGCTTTCATTCTTAGTAGGGTTCTTAGTTAAGCATTTCTTGGGTATCGACATTTAA
- the ant(6) gene encoding aminoglycoside 6-adenylyltransferase yields the protein MRTEQEMMELILKFAEKDERIRVVGMEGSRTNVKVPKDQFQDYDITYVVTEMDSFTKGDGWLDYFGQRMIMQKPEAMELFPPELGNWFSYLMLFEDGNRIDLTLVPINELELYLTSDKLLTILLDKDGRVPIKPVPTDVDYHVKKPSAQMFDDCCNEFWWVSTYVAKGLCRGEILFAIEHLNNYVRPMLLQMLAWQVGIKTYFSLSVGKAYKYLDQYLGKDDWNQLLATYPNGTPDAVWEALFTCHRLFRKSASDTADRLGFAYPDYDQNVSRYIMRLHRCYFENIKNES from the coding sequence TTGCGAACTGAGCAGGAAATGATGGAGCTGATTCTTAAATTTGCCGAAAAAGACGAGCGGATCCGGGTGGTAGGGATGGAAGGTTCGCGCACCAACGTTAAGGTCCCCAAGGATCAGTTTCAGGATTATGACATTACCTATGTCGTGACAGAAATGGATTCATTCACCAAGGGTGATGGCTGGCTTGATTATTTCGGCCAGCGGATGATTATGCAGAAACCGGAGGCGATGGAACTTTTTCCGCCCGAATTGGGCAATTGGTTTTCATACCTAATGCTTTTTGAGGATGGAAATCGCATTGACTTAACTCTGGTACCCATCAATGAATTGGAGTTATATTTAACCAGCGATAAACTGCTTACGATCTTGCTGGATAAAGATGGACGTGTCCCAATTAAACCAGTTCCGACGGATGTTGACTATCACGTTAAAAAGCCATCAGCGCAGATGTTTGATGATTGCTGCAATGAGTTCTGGTGGGTATCAACCTATGTGGCGAAAGGCCTATGCCGCGGCGAAATCTTGTTTGCCATTGAGCACTTAAACAATTATGTGCGGCCCATGCTTTTGCAGATGCTTGCCTGGCAGGTTGGCATTAAAACCTATTTTTCGCTCAGTGTCGGCAAGGCATATAAGTATTTGGACCAATACCTGGGTAAAGATGATTGGAATCAGCTGTTGGCTACCTATCCTAATGGGACGCCAGATGCAGTGTGGGAGGCATTATTTACCTGCCACCGGCTGTTTCGTAAATCTGCTTCCGATACTGCTGATCGCTTGGGGTTTGCTTATCCGGATTATGATCAAAATGTGTCTCGGTATATTATGCGCCTGCATCGCTGCTATTTTGAAAACATCAAGAATGAAAGCTGA
- a CDS encoding GNAT family N-acetyltransferase, with product MNELVIVKPTKDDFSSACTVFELSIRDAFERDGLGHLKEDIKNEIEEKKNLLTYSLVNPDSDVHFFAAKLGGNVIGTISFGPCGDDIKIVTNNELADVGELGSLYVLPQFQRSGIGSALITAMINHLNKQGIEQFCLDSGYKQAQQIWLKKFGTPYAIAQDYWGEGYDHMVWLCSVRDFQTAGKLGS from the coding sequence ATGAATGAATTGGTGATTGTAAAACCTACCAAGGATGACTTCTCCTCAGCATGTACCGTCTTTGAACTGTCAATCCGCGATGCCTTTGAGCGGGATGGCTTGGGACATCTCAAAGAGGATATTAAAAACGAGATCGAGGAAAAGAAGAATCTGCTGACCTACTCGCTTGTGAATCCAGATTCTGATGTTCACTTTTTCGCTGCTAAACTGGGCGGTAATGTTATTGGCACCATCTCGTTTGGACCTTGCGGAGATGATATTAAAATAGTGACCAATAACGAGCTTGCTGATGTTGGAGAGCTGGGCAGCCTATATGTGCTGCCGCAATTTCAGCGAAGCGGTATAGGTTCAGCATTAATTACAGCCATGATAAACCATCTTAATAAACAGGGGATCGAGCAGTTTTGTTTAGACAGCGGTTATAAGCAGGCTCAGCAGATCTGGTTGAAAAAATTCGGAACACCCTATGCGATCGCACAAGATTACTGGGGCGAAGGGTATGATCACATGGTTTGGCTGTGCAGTGTCAGAGATT